One genomic region from Tripterygium wilfordii isolate XIE 37 chromosome 20, ASM1340144v1, whole genome shotgun sequence encodes:
- the LOC119987084 gene encoding inactive poly [ADP-ribose] polymerase RCD1-like: MESKIAKESDSSCRVELGSKRKRASLSGAYIAGAPRAMLPQCSLSIPLTHNLDKRRRVDGCNGRLMSCGYTTRFLRRCYSNFQRSGIPQRILLHQNGEWTDFPQDLIQLVKKDLEAKKAAVEVDMDGDSYVLDFLHMFRLDLKRGLQQPIAWIDVAGGCYFPEIYDDADEYDCCHHQCGKDEEPSYAGVHEIKLHLGIDLNGESKLKECSGESDDAIKEIQGAIEVVEANKQMKESIATGAISANEKLDSDIVQKMFLDGMMPSCGAEVLDLYRCSSASMPARLELFEKQVEITKKYRGDANVRYAWLASSRGALSTIMMYGLGPYGPFITTSKYGIGVHLAAANCSGASVDYCDVDENGMRYLLFCRVILGNMERLCPGTQQFHPSSEEFDSGVDNLQNPRNYVIWNMNANTHIYPEFAVGFKVPSKAEGDLVGRESQRSVSGVTMPSRGHQGNIQFNTSAADLEKDASLGSATSSAPKSPWMPFPDLFAAISDKVSARDMELVSGHYELFRSKKLNREDFIKYLRLIVGDALLRSTILKLQYKIPPACATDSSKPNVEGSGGP; encoded by the exons ATGGAATCAAAGATCGCAAAGGAATCGGATAGTAGTTGTAGAGTTGAGCTCGGCTCGAAGAGAAAGAGAGCGTCTCTTTCTGGAGCATACATTGCCGGAGCTCCCAGAGCAATGTTACCTCAGTGTTCTTTATCTATTCCGTTGACCCATAACCTTGATAAACGTAGGAGGGTAGATGGATGCAACGGCCGGCTTATGAGCTGTGGATATACTACTAGATTTTTGCGGCGCTGTTACTCAAATTTCCAGAGAAGTGGGATTCCACAGCGTATTCTGTTGCACCAGAATGGTGAATGGACTGATTTTCCTCAAGATCTCATTCAATTGGTTAAGAAAGATCTTGAAGCAAAGAAGGCAGCCGTTGAGGTGGATATGGATGGTGATTCTTATGTGCTGGATTTCCTTCATATGTTTCGTTTGGACTTGAAAAGAGGTCTGCAGCAACCAATTGCTTGGATTGATGTAGCAGGTGGCTGCTACTTTCCTGAGATTTATGATGATGCTGATGAATATGACTGCTGCCATCATCAATGTGGGAAAGATGAAGAGCCTTCATATGCAGGTGTCCATGAGATCAAGTTGCATCTTGGAATAGACTTAAATGGAGAATCTAAATTGAAGGAATGCAGTGGGGAGTCAGATGATGCCATTAAAGAGATTCAAGGTGCGATTGAAGTTGTTGAGGCAAATAAACAGATGAAGGAATCTATTGCTACTGGAGCAATATCTGCTAATGAAAAGTTGGATTCTGATATTGTTCAAAAGATGTTTCTTGATGGTATGATGCCTTCATGTGGTGCAGAAGTACTTGATTTATATCGCTGTTCTAGTGCTTCGATGCCAGCTCGTTTAGAGCTTTTTGAGAAGCAGGTTGAAATCACAAAAAAGTATCGCGGAGATGCAAATGTCCGTTATGCTTGGCTTGCTTCCTCTAGAGGAGCATTGTCTACGATCATGATGTATGGGCTTGGGCCTTATGGACCATTTATAACTACATCCAAGTATGGCATTGGTGTTCATCTTGCTGCAGCGAACTGCTCTGGTGCAAG TGTGGATTATTGTGATGTTGACGAAAATGGTATGCGATACTTGCTATTTTGTCGTGTCATACTGGGAAATATGGAGCGCCTTTGCCCTGGGACCCAACAGTTCCATCCCAGTAGCGAGGAATTTGACAGTGGAGTGGATAATCTTCAGAATCCGAGGAATTATGTAATCTGGAATATGAATGCGAATACCCACATTTATCCAGAATTTGCTGTTGGTTTCAAAGTACCTTCCAAGGCTGAAG GTGATCTGGTTGGAAGGGAGAGCCAGCGTTCAGTTTCAGGGGTTACTATGCCCTCTCGAGGTCATCAGGGAAATATACAATTTAACACATCTGCTGCTGATCTG GAAAAAGATGCTAGTTTGGGTTCAGCCACTTCGAGTGCTCCAAAATCCCCCTGGATGCCTTTCCCCGACTTGTTTGCTGCCATCTCAGATAAAGTTTCTGCTAGAGATATGGAACTTGTATCTGGTCACTATGAATTATTCAGG tCTAAGAAGTTAAATCGGGAGgattttatcaaatatttgaGGCTGATAGTTGGAGATGCATTGCTGCGAAGTACGATACTCAAACTTCAATACAAG ATACCACCAGCTTGTGCAACTGATTCATCGAAGCCGAATGTTGAAGGTTCAGGTGGCCCTTGA
- the LOC119986665 gene encoding uncharacterized protein At1g32220, chloroplastic — translation MAAFCAFSSLSTPPSSLTGASFFSRLNPSSHHRTVKFRLNCSYAEAGVRDDSGSATIDVVADVKSERVVVLGGSGFVGSAICKAAVSKGIEVISLSRSGRPTYPGSWVDQVTWLPGDVFYANWDEVLVGATAVVSTLGGFGSEEQMQRINGEANVVAVNAAKDYGIPKFVLISVHDYNLPSFLLSSGYFTGKRKAESEVLSKYPRSGVVLRPGFIYGKRRVDGYEIPLDVIGEPLERFLRAVENFTKPLSSLPASDLILAPPVSVDDVALAVINALTDDDFFGIFTIEQIKEAATKVRV, via the exons ATGGCGGCGTTTTGCGCCTTCTCTTCCCTCTCCACTCCTCCCTCTTCCCTCACCGGAGCTTCCTTCTTTTCTCGACTCAACCCAAGTTCGCACCACCG GACCGTGAAGTTTAGGCTCAACTGCAGCTATGCAGAAGCAGGTGTAAGAGACGATTCGGGGTCCGCGACAATCGATGTTGTGGCTGACGTTAAGAGTGAACGA GTTGTAGTCTTAGGAGGCAGCGGTTTCGTTGGCTCTGCAATATGTAAGGCTGCAGTATCCAAAGGCATTGAGGTCATTAGCCTAAGCAG GTCAGGTCGTCCTACATACCCTGGTTCATGGGTAGATCAGGTCACTTGGCTACCAG GAGATGTATTCTATGCAAACTGGGATGAAGTACTTGTTGGTGCCACTGCAGTGGTTTCCACTCTTGGAGGTTTTGGTAGTGAGGAACAGATGCAAAGGATTAATGGTGAAGCAAATGTTGTGGCTGTGAATGCTGCAAAGGATTATG GGATTCCGAAGTTTGTCTTGATATCTGTGCATGATTACAATCTGCCTTCATTTTTGCTTTCATCCGGATATTTTACAGGAAAGAGGAAAGCAGAATCTGAGGTTCTTTCAAAATATCCACGCTCCG gTGTTGTACTAAGGCCTGGCTTCATATATGGAAAGAGAAGGGTGGATGGATATGAGATTCCTCTCGATGTGATTGGGGAACCACTGGAGAGATTTCTTCGAGCTGTTGAAAACTTCACCAAACCATTGAGTTCTCTTCCAGCTTCTGATCTGATTCTCGCTCCTCCTGTTAGTGTCGATGATGTCGCATTAGCCGTAATCAATGCATTAACGGATGATGACTTCTTTGGCATTTTCACTATTGAACAAATCAAGGAAGCTGCAACTAAAGTGAGAGTGTAA
- the LOC119986691 gene encoding dolichyl-diphosphooligosaccharide--protein glycosyltransferase subunit DAD1, with protein MARSTSKDAQDLLHSLRSAYAATPTSLKIIDIYVIFAVFTALIQVVYMAVVGSFPFNSFLSGVLSCVGTAVLAVCLRIQVNKENKEFKDLPPERAFADFVLCNLVLHLVIMNFLG; from the exons ATGGCGAGATCGACAAGCAAGGATGCCCAAGACCTCTTACATTCTCTTCGATCTGCTTATGCCGCCACGCCTACCTCTCTCAAG ATCATCGATATCTATGTCATTTTCGCTGTCTTCACTGCTCTGATTCAG GTGGTTTACATGGCTGTTGTTGGGTCATTCCCATTCAACTCTTTCCTTTCAGGGGTTCTTTCGTGTGTAGGCACTGCAGTCCTTGCTG TCTGTCTTCGTATTCAggtgaacaaagaaaacaaggaaTTTAAG GATTTGCCACCAGAGCGTGCTTTTGCAGATTTTGTTCTCTGCAACTTAGTGCTTCATTTGGTCATTATGAATTTCCTTGGATAA
- the LOC119986770 gene encoding LOW QUALITY PROTEIN: alpha/beta hydrolase domain-containing protein 17B (The sequence of the model RefSeq protein was modified relative to this genomic sequence to represent the inferred CDS: inserted 1 base in 1 codon), translated as MGCMFSQLASKFAFFPPSPPTYQIKKRDNGKLTVVSTSSSSSLPMHLADDNSLDVLLVDTKRGNKIVAFYLRNPYARLTVLYSHGNATDLGQLYDLFLQLKVNLRVNLIGYDYSGYGASTGEPSESNTYADMEAVYQCLQTEYGVSQEDLILYGQSVGSGPTLHLAAKLPRLRGVVLHSGILSGLRVLCHVKFRFCFDIYENINKIKKVKCPVLVIHGTEDDVVNWLHGNGLWKLVREPFEPLWIKGGGHCNLEQYPDYLRHLCRFIHEMENITXRNPPQKDQADSPSPRQEF; from the exons ATGGGTTGCATGTTCTCTCAATTAGCTTCAAAATTTGCCTTCTTTCCTCCATCCCCGCCCACATACCAGATCAAGAAGCGTGATAATGGCAAGCTCACTGTGGTCTCTACTTCTTCCTCATCTTCACTACCCATGCATCTTGCTGATGACAACTCGCTTGATGTGCTGTTGGTTGATACAAAGAGGGGGAACAAGATTGTCGCCTTCTACTTGAGAAACCCATATGCTCGCCTCACTGTGCTTTATTCTCATGGCAATGCTACTGACCTTGGCCAGCTCTATGATCTATTTCTGCAGCTTAAGGTTAACCTCAGAGTCAATTTGATAGG ATACGACTATTCTGGTTATGGGGCATCTACTGGTGAG CCCAGTGAATCCAATACGTATGCCGATATGGAGGCCGTTTATCAGTGTTTACAGACTGAGTACGGAGTTAGTCAGGAAGACTTGATTTTGTATGGGCAGTCAGTTGGCAGTGGACCCACATTGCACCTTGCAGCTAAATTGCCGAGGCTAAGAGGTGTGGTTCTGCATAGTGGTATCCTCTCTGGCCTTCGTGTGCTCTGCCATGTGAAGTTCAGGTTTTGCTTTGACATTTATGAG AATATCAACAAGATTAAGAAGGTGAAATGTCCTGTGCTAGTAATCCAT GGTACCGAAGATGATGTTGTGAACTGGCTACACGGAAATGGATTGTGGAAACTGGTGCGGGAGCCATTCGAACCTTTGTGGATCAAAGGTGGTGGGCACTGCAACTTGGAGCAATACCCGGATTACCTCCGACATCTATGCAGGTTTATCCATGAGATGGAGAACATCA ACCGAAATCCGCCTCAAAAAGATCAGGCAGACTCTCCATCTCCCCGCCAAGAGTTCTAA